The stretch of DNA CCGGGCGAGCGGGCGCATCGCGATCCCGTGCTCCGGGTTCCTGGTGATCGCCCCGTGCATCGTCCGGTGGACGTGGACCGGGACGCTCACCGACGGCGCCTCGGCCAGGGCCTGGAGGGCGGTGAACCCGCAGGTGATCACGTCGATCATCACCATGTTCGCTCCGAGATCGATGGCGTGCTCGGCCCGCTCCACGATATCGTCGGCACGCGCCGAGATGTTCACCGCGTACAGCACTTCCTGCCCGGTCTCGCTCTTCGCCTCGTCGAGTTTCGCCATCACCGCCTGGAGGCGCTCGTCCATCGGGCAGAAGGTCTGGTCGGTCAGGGTCTCGTCGTCCTTGATCAGGTCCACCCCGCCGATCGCCGCTTTATAGGCGACCTCTGCCGTGTCTTTCGGGTTCAAGCCCACCTTCGGCTTGATGATCGTCCCGACGTGCGGCCGGTCGGTCGTCCCGATCAGTTTCCTGACGCCCTCCATCCCGAACTTCGGCCCGGTAAAGGGGACGAGTTCTTCGGGGAAGTCTACGTCGAGGAGGCGGACCGCTTCCAGGCGCCCGAGCCCGAAGAGGTTGCCCGCCACCACCGAGAGGTACTGCGGGATGTTTCCGGCCTCGAAGATCTCGGCCGGGTAGCGGAGCCGCGTGACATACCCGTTCCCCGAGGGCTCGAGAGAGAGCACCTCGCCGTCGAGGCGGCGGACATAATCGGTCGTGGTGGTGATATCGGTCCACGTCCCGGTCGTCTCCTCCTCGACGATCGCCTGCGCCGCCGCCTCCGGGGTCGTGTCGGACCGCGGGCGGAAATAATAGGTTGCAACAACGTCTTTCGTCATGATCACTCCTGTATTCTCTCGTCTATCTCAAATGCCTTGTGAAACTCCCCAATTCCCCAGC from Methanofollis liminatans DSM 4140 encodes:
- a CDS encoding RuBisCO large subunit C-terminal-like domain-containing protein, with protein sequence MTKDVVATYYFRPRSDTTPEAAAQAIVEEETTGTWTDITTTTDYVRRLDGEVLSLEPSGNGYVTRLRYPAEIFEAGNIPQYLSVVAGNLFGLGRLEAVRLLDVDFPEELVPFTGPKFGMEGVRKLIGTTDRPHVGTIIKPKVGLNPKDTAEVAYKAAIGGVDLIKDDETLTDQTFCPMDERLQAVMAKLDEAKSETGQEVLYAVNISARADDIVERAEHAIDLGANMVMIDVITCGFTALQALAEAPSVSVPVHVHRTMHGAITRNPEHGIAMRPLARIVRMLGGDQLHTGTVSGKMSHDVSELRGDNAALTDPYYGLKPTFPVASGGLHPGKVAAELKNLGTNIVLQAGGGIHGHPDGTEAGARAMRQAADAFMAGVSAEEYAKDHRELARALERWGNR